GTAAAACGTATTGCTATGTgctaaagataaatatttaattttaatcactaGCTATGTCTACAATTACAGCCGCATTTATTgtatgatataatgttttaatccAATTACTTATACGAACACACGtaccaattattttttgttttagatggCAGCCCTTAACGAGCGAATGAACCAGATGATTAGCACATTATATGCACGTAAGTAAAGCTACATATCACTTACTCAAATAATCATAGGTTGACAATCTCTCATCACTTAGCTGTGTATAGTATACGGCTGACGGAGCCAGCagagttttatttgttttttcaaatgTGTTTGTTAGAATTGGATtataaatttggtatatagtCCCATTTATGGTTGTAcattatatcaaaacaaaatacagaaaGTACTAGCTAACCCCCCATTTTTGGGACCAAATCTACATGAGGAGAAACGCGGATGTATCTTTGAATATAATAGACGTGatctaataaaaacataaaataaataaaataaaatagttaattcaCAGTAGCATAATGTTGTGTCAgttgtgtgtttgtaaagttACTTGTATTTACATAGTGTTGCTAGAATTGCAAAATGTCATGTTTACCTGACGTTGCAGTTCGTGTGGAatgctattaattaattattgtcgTGTTCTATACTTTTATGTAGTGGATTCTTTTGTGTAGGTACATACGATAGTTTTAAGCGAAACTAAAATTTGGCTTTACGATGCTATTTCACCGATTCTTTATTCTTTATGAATAGTCAAACTATTcataaagaacaaaataaattacttcaaTCTGTGAAAATGATTACATTTCTAATATTATCTAGCTTAATCGTCAGTTGTGGGCCAAACAGTTGTAAACCTGCAtgcatttgaaaataaataaagatcaatGCCTTATTAAAACTCATGAGTTAATCAACTGAAATGTACCATTTGTTTTACAGCATTTATAGCAAAAACACAAGCGGCTACTTCAAGTTCATCATCATCGACCACATCGTCAGCCCCTTCGACAGAGTACCCGCCGACGACAACGTCCTACGAGACAGCGTACAGCTACCCGTACCCTGTGCCTCAAGTCGTATACGTGTCATCGACCCCGACGACGGCCTCCAATCCGCCGACTGTAACGATCTCAAAGACCACGTCTGCAAGCCCTACTTATTCTTACGAAACTGCTCCACCACCGGAACGCGCACCTTCTTATCCTTACCCACCAAGTTCATCAAGCTACCCTTACAGCTACGAGTACCCTTGTTATCCCCCGCCCCCTCCTCCACACTATCCTCCCCCAGCTCATCCTGGATACCCCCAGCCGTATCCCCCTTGTCATAGAGATTATTACTATCCAGATTATCCGCCACCAGCGTACAGGCCGTACTCTCCTCCGCCGCCCGCTTACCCCCCGGCTCCAGCCCCTTATCCTCCACCGTACCCACCTCCACCTTATGCTCCAGCGCCTAGCTACCCACCTCCGAGTGCAGTACCAGCTTATCCCCCTGCCAGCCCATCACCCTCATATCCCCCCTACCCAAAACATCCAGAAACCCCACAGTATGGTTAACactgaacaaaaaataataatttaatgtatgcATTTAAGAAAGTgactttaatttattgtaaatgatttttcaaaaagcaatgtctattatattttaataaattattatttattaaacgtgTGTGTCTCACTTATCTTACAAGATATTTAAAGGAAttactacatataatattatatgtatacactGGATACAGATGGTGATGTCGGTCGCGTagttttttggaaaataaaaccCTTCGTACGCAAAACTGCGCAAATCGCCGTTACTCAACAATTTTGGTTTATATTGCCACACAAATCCATTGGGTTCGTACACGCatgtaaagttttatgttaGGTATCTATAACATTGTTTTGCATTCTCAATGTCGTCAATGTCTGTTTCATTTCTTTTCTTTGTTAGTACATGTATTACTCCGACAAATTATAAAGACAAAACTATTATATGTAGTTATACTTATTTGCCCACACACAAATAACCAACGGTAGTTTGTATTTCACATGATATTTAATGAATGTACTAGCGGTCCCGCCCCAGCTTCGCCGGGTTAATCTCAACTAATTATACGCAAAAACCCTACTTGAAAATCTATCTATTGGTAAAAGCTGAATCTCTTCAGTACATTTTGAGTTTACCTCAAGCAGACAAACAGACGCGACAAATAgcgaataattatattaagtagtgATATGTAAAAAGTAGATATCTACTTAAAATACAATGCTACTATGCAAGTACTTAATTATTGAGTGAGCATTACGTTATAAGACTCATTGACTTACGAATAATTAGTATGTTAAAGCTGACGtacttattgaataaattaactaacattttaatcatattGACGTATGCTgaacgaaataaattatcaatttgaCAAACAATGATATGATATTGATggcgttttatttaaaaatataaaatatgataccCAACATTTCGACCACGTGTCCAATAAAATACCATTTTCCTCTACTATAATGGTGATAAAATGTTTCCTATACTTAGTTCCGTCTGaactatttataatgttaatttaaattaaagtaataaaatccgAAATCAACTTTCTGTAGTACTGTTTCATAATAACGTCAATGAGAAAATTTGTAAAACCCATGTCCTAACGTTGCTTAAACGTTAAAGACATGTCCTATCTTTGTTTGCACGACAAGTACTGtacaatgttacaaaatagtTTCCTAACTAAATGATAGGtatttcatataaatgtatgtacgaCAGGTGAATAGACACAACTTATTCACCATGGCTCCCTTGTACCTGATCCTCGCCCTGGTCATTCAGGTAATTatttatacagtatttttttcctCAGTGTTTCGGAATAAATACGCATCTATACTTTTCTGATATCGTTCGCATTTCGTCTTCTGAAGCATACATTTTGAgtgtttcacaaaaaaatcatattgaataattattttattttagggcTCATTTACTTACGCTAATGTAGACAGCTGCGAAGAAACTGTTGAAAACCAGGAAATTACAAACAGTACAACGGAAGCAGACGATGAAGTTGTCCATAATTTCCAAAGTGCGAGAAGAGACTGGATTGATTTCCTTCTCCTACCGGACGCTCACTTGTTTCCTACATCTTCAGTCGCAATGATGACTCATGCCATCGATACTGAAAAATCCGCCGAAGAGCAGCTTGAAGAAATCAAGGAAATCGCTCAAAAGATTACTCTCGCCATACAGAGTGAAATGGCGAACCTTCTATCTTACGCTTTGAGCACCTGCGAGAATAAAGAAGAAGAAGGAGGAGAAGACAACAATCTTCGCAAAAAGAGATCAATCGACACTCCAATGGCCAGTACTCAACTAATCACCAGACTTCTCAAACATATTAAATCCAATAACGAGTATCAGAATATCGCTATAGACAAAATGATGACCGCACAAGAAATCGCTGACAAATACGGCGTTGAGTTTAGCCCTGACACTGAAATTATTTCAGACCTTGCGTTTGCTGCAAACCAGCATGCTAAGGACATGACTAATTTGTTGCATGAGACGCTTGAATTGAAAAACTTAACTGGAAGAGTGCCTGAAGATAACACCTGTCCCGCCTACACTCAACCTGAACAACAGCAGAAACCATGCGCTCCTGTATCTGAACCAGCTGTAAACTACCATC
The DNA window shown above is from Anticarsia gemmatalis isolate Benzon Research Colony breed Stoneville strain chromosome 20, ilAntGemm2 primary, whole genome shotgun sequence and carries:
- the LOC142981662 gene encoding uncharacterized protein LOC142981662 — protein: MLLLIIKLSALSIGLSYATSSNCHNLQQSQMAALNERMNQMISTLYAPFIAKTQAATSSSSSSTTSSAPSTEYPPTTTSYETAYSYPYPVPQVVYVSSTPTTASNPPTVTISKTTSASPTYSYETAPPPERAPSYPYPPSSSSYPYSYEYPCYPPPPPPHYPPPAHPGYPQPYPPCHRDYYYPDYPPPAYRPYSPPPPAYPPAPAPYPPPYPPPPYAPAPSYPPPSAVPAYPPASPSPSYPPYPKHPETPQYG
- the LOC142981650 gene encoding uncharacterized protein LOC142981650 is translated as MAPLYLILALVIQGSFTYANVDSCEETVENQEITNSTTEADDEVVHNFQSARRDWIDFLLLPDAHLFPTSSVAMMTHAIDTEKSAEEQLEEIKEIAQKITLAIQSEMANLLSYALSTCENKEEEGGEDNNLRKKRSIDTPMASTQLITRLLKHIKSNNEYQNIAIDKMMTAQEIADKYGVEFSPDTEIISDLAFAANQHAKDMTNLLHETLELKNLTGRVPEDNTCPAYTQPEQQQKPCAPVSEPAVNYHHYSDSYPSYNYYYNYPYETQIPPPATSNYYSPPVSKRPNFYDAVSYSPDYYPPYCSMEPVTTTTTVVLPFEEPVEPEPELVGEEFEETISSKVYVERGDEPGSATVNHVMTYTVGEKSHFKTPEIERLPQQMQYCFFLM